Proteins from a genomic interval of Xanthomonas sp. AM6:
- the pgl gene encoding 6-phosphogluconolactonase, translating to MNPTLSDRITLVRYDDPDEWIDAAAAEIGDALRREIGRRGAARLLLSGGTTPAPVYQALAELPLDWSKLEVGLVDERWLSPQDSDSNAYLVRQSFLERAEGARFEPLVRVGKPLQDCVHAANLHAQHAPAACLAVLGMGGDGHTASLFPGATDLSKALANPLPYAALDATGCPGANTWPLRITLTPAGLAPIGQRLLLLRGKQKLQVLERALAGSDPHEFPIRVAFDTPGARLRVHWCE from the coding sequence ATGAACCCCACGCTGTCCGATCGCATCACCCTGGTCCGCTACGACGATCCCGACGAATGGATCGACGCGGCGGCGGCCGAGATCGGCGACGCGCTGCGCAGGGAAATCGGACGGCGCGGCGCCGCGCGCCTGCTGCTGTCCGGCGGCACCACCCCGGCGCCGGTGTACCAGGCGCTGGCCGAACTGCCGCTGGACTGGTCGAAGCTGGAAGTGGGCCTGGTCGACGAGCGCTGGCTGTCGCCGCAGGACAGCGACAGCAACGCCTACCTGGTCCGGCAGAGTTTCCTGGAGCGTGCCGAAGGCGCGCGCTTCGAGCCGCTGGTGCGGGTCGGCAAGCCGCTGCAGGACTGCGTGCACGCCGCCAACCTGCACGCGCAGCACGCGCCGGCCGCGTGCCTGGCGGTGCTGGGCATGGGCGGCGACGGCCACACCGCCTCGCTGTTCCCCGGCGCCACCGACCTGAGCAAGGCGCTGGCCAACCCGCTGCCCTATGCCGCGCTCGACGCCACCGGCTGCCCCGGCGCCAACACCTGGCCGCTGCGCATCACCCTGACCCCGGCCGGGCTGGCGCCGATCGGCCAGCGCCTGCTGCTGTTGCGCGGCAAGCAGAAGCTGCAGGTGCTCGAGCGCGCGCTGGCCGGCAGCGATCCGCACGAATTCCCGATCCGCGTCGCGTTCGACACGCCTGGTGCGCGCTTGCGCGTGCATTGGTGCGAGTGA